One Dictyoglomus thermophilum H-6-12 DNA window includes the following coding sequences:
- the rhaI gene encoding L-rhamnose isomerase — MKDYEKRYEILRKMLEEEGIEVDEVEKKLKSFKVETPSWGYGNSGTRFYVFKQKGAARNVKEKLQDAAMVHKLTGICPTVALHIPWDMYDDWDELLRYAESLGVRPGAINPNLFQDDDYKFGSLTHPDKRVREKAIKHILDCIEIAKKLGSRDISLWLADGTNHPGQDDFRLRKHRLEESLKEVYSHLEPNMRLLIEYKFFEPAFYHTDISDWGTAIILSKKLGDKAYVLVDLGHHPLGTNIEQIVAILLDEGKLGGFHFNNKKYADDDLTTGSINPYELFLIFNELVSAEQDGLKMDIAYMIDESHNLKNKIEEMIQSVENIFRTYAKALIVNRKVLRKYQEEQDIVMAENTLVKAFETDVMPLIYKVREEMGVPLDPLKAFRESGYMEKVIKERG, encoded by the coding sequence ATGAAAGATTATGAAAAGAGATATGAAATCCTGAGAAAAATGCTGGAAGAAGAGGGTATAGAGGTGGATGAAGTTGAGAAAAAGTTAAAAAGTTTCAAAGTGGAAACTCCTTCTTGGGGGTATGGTAATTCGGGAACTCGATTTTACGTTTTTAAACAGAAAGGAGCTGCAAGAAATGTAAAGGAAAAGCTCCAAGATGCTGCAATGGTGCATAAACTGACAGGGATATGTCCTACTGTAGCTCTTCATATTCCATGGGATATGTACGATGATTGGGATGAACTTTTAAGATATGCTGAGTCTCTTGGAGTAAGACCTGGAGCTATTAATCCTAACCTTTTTCAGGACGATGATTATAAGTTTGGAAGTTTAACCCATCCTGATAAAAGAGTGAGAGAAAAAGCTATAAAGCATATTTTAGATTGCATTGAAATAGCTAAAAAACTTGGCTCAAGGGATATTTCTTTATGGCTTGCTGACGGGACTAACCATCCAGGCCAAGATGACTTTAGATTAAGGAAACATAGATTGGAAGAAAGTCTAAAAGAGGTTTATTCTCATTTAGAACCTAATATGAGGCTTCTAATAGAATATAAGTTTTTTGAACCTGCCTTTTATCACACTGATATTTCTGATTGGGGGACTGCTATCATACTTTCTAAAAAGCTTGGAGATAAAGCCTATGTTCTAGTGGATTTGGGGCATCATCCTCTTGGAACTAATATTGAACAGATAGTTGCTATTCTCCTTGATGAAGGAAAACTTGGTGGTTTTCATTTTAATAATAAGAAATACGCTGATGATGATTTAACTACTGGTTCTATTAATCCTTATGAGTTGTTTTTGATTTTTAACGAACTTGTTTCTGCAGAGCAAGATGGTTTAAAGATGGATATAGCTTATATGATAGATGAGTCTCATAATTTAAAAAATAAGATAGAGGAAATGATACAAAGTGTAGAAAATATATTTAGAACCTATGCAAAAGCTTTAATTGTTAACAGAAAAGTTCTTAGAAAATATCAAGAAGAACAAGATATAGTTATGGCTGAGAATACTTTGGTTAAGGCTTTTGAGACTGATGTAATGCCTTTAATCTACAAGGTTAGAGAGGAGATGGGAGTTCCTCTTGATCCTCTTAAAGCGTTTAGAGAAAGTGGATACATGGAAAAAGTGATTAAAGAGAGAGGATAA
- a CDS encoding carbohydrate ABC transporter permease gives MRLSKKKMSNIIAGYFFISPWIIGFLVFILFPLVASFLLSFTKYDVLGTPKFIGLENWQRMFFEDRRFYNALRATFKYVVFAVPFRLLFAFIVALVLNLVEHKIIRLYRAIYYVPSLVGGSVAVAVMWKQIFGMDGLVNYILQNFFGFSEKIMWLGDPRFAIWTLILLAMWQFGSPMLIFLAGLKQIPVELYEAASIDGASFWRQLFKITIPLLSPVIFFNLVMQTIGGFMVFTQAYIITGGAPLDTTLFYALYVYQKAFRDYDMGYASAMAWFMLVIVAIVTFLLFRSSKKWVYYEAGEVK, from the coding sequence ATGAGATTATCTAAGAAAAAGATGTCTAACATTATTGCAGGATATTTTTTCATTTCTCCGTGGATTATTGGATTTTTAGTTTTTATTCTTTTTCCGCTTGTAGCTTCTTTCCTTTTGTCCTTTACTAAATATGATGTATTAGGTACTCCTAAATTCATAGGATTGGAAAATTGGCAGAGAATGTTTTTTGAAGATAGACGTTTTTATAATGCTTTGAGAGCAACTTTCAAATATGTGGTTTTTGCTGTACCTTTTAGATTATTGTTTGCATTTATAGTAGCATTGGTTTTAAATTTAGTTGAACATAAGATTATAAGGTTATATCGTGCAATATACTATGTTCCATCTCTTGTTGGGGGAAGTGTTGCTGTTGCTGTAATGTGGAAACAAATCTTTGGAATGGATGGACTTGTAAATTATATTTTGCAAAACTTTTTTGGTTTTTCAGAAAAGATTATGTGGCTTGGTGATCCTCGCTTTGCTATATGGACTTTGATTTTGCTTGCAATGTGGCAGTTTGGATCTCCCATGCTTATATTTTTAGCAGGATTGAAACAGATACCTGTAGAACTTTATGAGGCAGCTTCTATTGATGGAGCAAGCTTTTGGAGACAACTTTTTAAAATTACCATACCCCTCTTAAGTCCTGTAATCTTTTTTAATCTTGTCATGCAAACTATTGGAGGATTCATGGTGTTTACTCAAGCATATATTATAACTGGAGGAGCACCTCTTGATACTACTTTGTTTTATGCTCTCTATGTATACCAAAAAGCCTTCAGAGATTATGATATGGGATATGCATCAGCTATGGCATGGTTTATGTTGGTTATTGTTGCTATAGTGACCTTCTTGTTATTTAGGAGTTCTAAAAAGTGGGTTTACTATGAGGCAGGGGAGGTTAAATAA
- a CDS encoding SDR family oxidoreductase yields the protein MISLENKIILITGASRGIGEEIVRRLSKERANLALIARDAKRLKELKEELEKENTNVFTLPIDLREKNAPRIVVGEVIKYFGKLDILINNAGTALSKPLIETSEEEWDEIMTINAKVPYFLCKYAIPYLKNSEIPTIINISSVVGYKGYVNQSAYTASKHALHGFTKVLAQEVYEYGIRVHLISPGGVATDLVNKVRPDLQKASLIQPFEIAEIIVFLLKFRNNAVIDEIQIRRKDNIPWR from the coding sequence ATGATAAGTCTTGAGAATAAAATAATTCTAATAACTGGTGCAAGCAGAGGGATAGGCGAAGAGATAGTAAGAAGACTCTCAAAAGAAAGAGCTAATCTTGCTCTTATAGCAAGGGACGCAAAGAGACTAAAAGAACTCAAAGAAGAATTAGAGAAGGAAAATACAAACGTCTTCACACTGCCTATAGATCTAAGGGAGAAAAATGCACCAAGGATTGTGGTAGGAGAAGTAATAAAATATTTTGGAAAATTAGACATACTAATTAACAATGCAGGAACAGCCCTATCTAAACCTCTTATTGAAACCTCAGAAGAAGAATGGGATGAGATAATGACTATTAATGCAAAAGTCCCTTACTTTTTATGTAAGTATGCTATCCCTTATCTGAAAAACTCAGAAATTCCAACAATTATAAATATATCTTCGGTGGTAGGATATAAGGGTTATGTAAATCAAAGTGCTTATACAGCCTCAAAGCATGCATTACATGGGTTTACAAAAGTTCTTGCTCAAGAAGTATATGAATATGGGATAAGAGTACACTTAATCTCGCCAGGTGGTGTAGCAACAGATCTTGTAAATAAAGTAAGACCTGACCTTCAAAAAGCATCACTAATTCAGCCTTTTGAGATCGCAGAAATAATTGTCTTCTTATTAAAATTTAGAAACAATGCTGTTATAGACGAGATCCAAATAAGAAGAAAAGATAATATTCCTTGGAGATAA
- a CDS encoding class II aldolase/adducin family protein, producing the protein MNSEVEKIKRELVEIGKRIAQENLIVGPGGNISAKIEDKVYIKASGVSFEDATEDDYIGVDLNSGRVIEGDKRPSSEIWMHLECYKVREDVRAVVHTHPIYSIAYAFQDEPLKLFTPDMVALLGGEIPVVEYVVPGGKEFARVVGEVIKNHNGVLVKNHGLVTVGSNLKEALYRTLLIENSIKTIFIAKLFGNMRFFTKEQIEEIDNLEVEKYRRKLLKEKG; encoded by the coding sequence ATGAATTCTGAGGTAGAAAAAATAAAAAGGGAGCTTGTAGAGATAGGAAAAAGAATAGCGCAAGAAAATTTAATTGTGGGACCTGGAGGAAATATTAGTGCAAAAATCGAAGATAAAGTATATATAAAGGCAAGTGGTGTTTCTTTTGAGGATGCTACTGAAGATGATTATATTGGTGTTGATTTGAATTCAGGTAGAGTAATTGAAGGTGATAAAAGGCCATCTTCCGAAATATGGATGCATCTTGAGTGTTATAAAGTAAGAGAAGATGTTAGGGCAGTGGTGCATACTCATCCTATATATTCAATTGCTTATGCTTTTCAAGATGAACCTTTAAAATTATTTACACCTGACATGGTAGCTCTTCTTGGAGGAGAGATTCCTGTGGTGGAATATGTGGTGCCTGGTGGTAAAGAATTTGCAAGGGTAGTTGGAGAGGTTATAAAAAATCATAATGGTGTTCTTGTTAAAAATCATGGATTAGTAACTGTAGGAAGTAATCTTAAAGAGGCGCTTTACAGGACTCTTCTAATTGAAAATTCTATAAAGACCATATTCATAGCAAAATTATTTGGTAATATGCGCTTCTTTACAAAAGAGCAGATTGAAGAAATTGATAACTTAGAGGTGGAAAAATATAGAAGAAAACTATTAAAAGAAAAGGGTTAA
- a CDS encoding carbohydrate ABC transporter permease — protein sequence MIKKSLSFYIIYYILITIFAFVMVYPLLWLIGSSFKTHQEIFSNMTSLIPKKITFENYIEGWKGFGGITFATFFKNSFILSTGVTIGVLISSTMIAYGLSRIAFPGRNFWFTTIMLTLLLPGQVLIVPRYILFYKLGWVNSFKPLIIPAFFGGPFFIFLMMQFIRGIPYEYDEAASIDGASKYQIFWYIILPGLKPAIITSIIFAFYWTWDDFMGPLLYLNKPELYPVALALKAFADPTTITNWGAVFAMSVLSLVPIFFIFVFFQKYMEAGIATTSVSKL from the coding sequence ATGATAAAAAAATCTTTGAGTTTCTATATAATTTATTATATTTTAATAACTATTTTTGCTTTTGTCATGGTTTATCCTCTGTTGTGGCTTATCGGGTCTTCTTTCAAAACTCATCAGGAAATTTTTTCTAATATGACATCTTTGATTCCTAAAAAAATAACTTTTGAAAATTATATTGAGGGTTGGAAGGGTTTTGGAGGTATAACTTTTGCCACCTTTTTTAAAAATTCATTTATTCTCTCTACTGGAGTTACAATTGGTGTTTTAATTTCCTCTACTATGATTGCTTATGGACTTTCAAGAATAGCTTTCCCTGGAAGAAATTTCTGGTTTACTACTATTATGCTAACTCTTCTTCTGCCGGGACAAGTACTCATAGTACCAAGGTATATATTGTTCTATAAACTTGGTTGGGTAAATTCTTTTAAGCCCTTAATTATCCCAGCCTTTTTTGGGGGACCATTTTTTATCTTCTTAATGATGCAATTTATTAGAGGTATTCCCTATGAATATGACGAGGCTGCCTCTATTGATGGTGCGAGTAAATATCAGATATTCTGGTATATAATTCTTCCTGGATTGAAACCTGCTATTATAACAAGTATTATATTTGCTTTTTACTGGACATGGGATGATTTTATGGGGCCTCTCTTATATTTAAATAAGCCTGAACTTTATCCCGTAGCTCTTGCTCTAAAGGCTTTTGCAGATCCTACTACAATCACAAATTGGGGGGCTGTTTTTGCTATGTCGGTTCTTTCATTGGTTCCTATATTCTTTATTTTTGTGTTCTTCCAAAAGTATATGGAAGCTGGAATTGCTACTACTTCAGTTTCAAAGTTATAG
- a CDS encoding ABC transporter substrate-binding protein, which translates to MRFKKFIVLFLLLLIVFTVSYSQQPINLRVAWWGSQTRHNQTLEVIKLFEKRYPYIKITPEYTSWSDYWTKLNTQAAAQNLPDVIQHDYQYITEWVNRGLLLPLDDFVKNNVINLKDVAPNYIKPGIVNGKLYGINLGVNALGLVYDPEIFKQAGVPTPKNDWTWDEFKDTVIRIKNKLGIYGVEGFTGQIECFKIWLIENGEWLYASDGKSIGFSKDTFVKWWKMMLDIEDAGAAPNIAVDVSRSGLGVEDQFIVTKKSAMSLAWSNQLIAISRAAGRPLKMVLFPRLDKKSKSGTYLKASMFFSINARTKYPKESAMFIDFFTNSLEAHKIMKAERGVPISSRVQTFLKPYLEAPQKEAFAFVKLAEKEGSPTPPPDIPKHAEVSNNVIAPIWEQIRYKKISIEDAYNNLKKEAERILNR; encoded by the coding sequence ATGAGGTTTAAAAAGTTTATTGTTCTATTTCTTCTCCTTCTTATTGTTTTTACTGTAAGTTATTCACAACAACCTATAAATTTGAGAGTTGCTTGGTGGGGGAGTCAAACAAGACATAACCAAACCTTAGAAGTGATAAAGCTTTTTGAGAAAAGGTATCCTTACATAAAGATAACTCCTGAGTATACTTCTTGGAGTGATTATTGGACTAAACTTAATACTCAAGCTGCTGCTCAGAATTTACCCGATGTTATACAGCATGATTATCAATATATAACTGAATGGGTAAATAGGGGACTTCTTTTACCTTTGGACGATTTTGTAAAAAATAATGTTATTAACCTCAAAGATGTAGCTCCTAATTACATAAAACCTGGGATAGTGAATGGTAAACTTTATGGTATTAATTTAGGAGTAAATGCATTAGGATTAGTATATGATCCTGAGATTTTTAAACAAGCAGGAGTTCCTACCCCAAAGAACGATTGGACTTGGGATGAATTTAAGGATACAGTAATTCGAATAAAAAATAAATTAGGAATTTATGGTGTAGAAGGTTTTACAGGTCAGATAGAATGTTTCAAAATATGGTTAATTGAAAATGGAGAGTGGTTATATGCTTCTGATGGAAAATCAATAGGATTTAGCAAGGATACATTTGTAAAATGGTGGAAGATGATGTTGGATATAGAAGATGCAGGTGCAGCTCCTAATATTGCTGTAGATGTTTCAAGAAGTGGTCTTGGAGTAGAAGACCAGTTTATTGTAACCAAGAAATCTGCTATGTCTCTTGCTTGGAGTAATCAACTTATTGCTATATCAAGAGCAGCAGGTAGACCTTTAAAAATGGTTCTTTTCCCAAGACTTGATAAAAAGTCAAAATCTGGTACATACCTTAAAGCCTCAATGTTTTTCTCTATTAACGCAAGGACAAAATATCCTAAAGAATCAGCTATGTTTATAGACTTTTTTACTAATAGTTTAGAAGCTCATAAAATAATGAAAGCAGAAAGAGGAGTACCTATATCAAGCAGAGTCCAAACCTTCTTAAAACCATATCTTGAAGCGCCTCAGAAAGAGGCTTTTGCTTTTGTAAAACTTGCCGAGAAAGAAGGTTCTCCTACACCACCTCCTGATATTCCAAAACATGCTGAGGTATCTAATAACGTCATAGCACCTATCTGGGAACAGATTAGATATAAAAAGATCAGTATAGAGGATGCCTACAATAATCTAAAGAAAGAGGCAGAAAGAATATTAAATAGATAA
- a CDS encoding sugar phosphate isomerase/epimerase family protein: MKVHIDIGINGAFLTRRWENPENFIKLTKELGYDYHSFCSDVLDPFFSGDKSYQIETAKEVREYAEKYKVEIWDYYTGMATHRFHGLSHSDERVRQRMKEWIISAMDIVKEMGAKYLGGHWDALSVEVLQDLEKTKERIEYVYKTFKELAKIAKEKGLLGISNEQMYIPSEKPWTLKEAEEFLIEVNKENDGVPVYITIDVGHQAGMHYGLSGEDLSYEEWLKRFAVFSPIIHLQQTTRDASAHWPFTEEYNAIGHVKIDKVLSAIEYSFKHYKENPVSQYLRPVEEIILIVEVIPSSTKTEEKLLKELKETAEYLRKYIPQGGIYYEF; encoded by the coding sequence ATGAAGGTACATATAGATATTGGTATTAATGGGGCTTTTTTGACAAGAAGATGGGAGAATCCTGAAAATTTTATAAAACTCACTAAAGAGTTGGGATATGATTATCATTCCTTTTGCAGTGATGTTTTAGATCCATTCTTTAGTGGTGATAAATCTTATCAAATAGAAACTGCTAAAGAGGTAAGAGAGTATGCGGAGAAATATAAGGTTGAGATATGGGATTATTATACTGGAATGGCAACTCATAGGTTTCATGGTCTATCTCACAGTGATGAAAGAGTAAGACAGAGGATGAAGGAATGGATAATATCTGCTATGGATATTGTTAAAGAAATGGGGGCAAAATATCTCGGAGGGCACTGGGATGCTTTGTCGGTGGAAGTTTTGCAAGATCTAGAAAAGACGAAAGAAAGGATCGAATATGTTTATAAGACTTTTAAGGAACTTGCGAAGATAGCAAAAGAAAAAGGTCTTTTAGGTATATCTAATGAACAGATGTATATACCCAGTGAAAAGCCCTGGACTCTTAAGGAGGCTGAGGAATTTCTTATTGAGGTAAATAAGGAAAATGATGGTGTTCCTGTATATATAACCATTGATGTAGGACATCAAGCTGGAATGCATTATGGTCTTTCTGGAGAAGATTTGTCCTACGAGGAATGGCTAAAAAGGTTTGCAGTATTCTCTCCTATAATTCATTTACAACAGACTACAAGAGATGCTAGTGCGCATTGGCCCTTTACAGAAGAATATAATGCTATAGGTCATGTAAAGATCGATAAAGTTCTCTCTGCAATTGAATACTCTTTTAAGCATTATAAGGAAAATCCTGTTTCTCAATATTTGAGGCCTGTAGAAGAAATTATTCTAATTGTTGAAGTTATTCCTTCATCTACAAAAACTGAGGAAAAACTTTTAAAGGAGCTTAAAGAGACTGCTGAATATTTAAGAAAATATATTCCGCAAGGAGGCATTTATTATGAATTCTGA